The Candidatus Cloacimonadota bacterium genome includes the window GGAAGGAAGCGGTAATGAGCGTATCAGCCTGGCAAAAATTCGAGAGTATCTGGGAATCAAAATCCCTGGAAGATACAACGCTGAGGAGATATCAACAGCAGCTCGTAGAGCTTTAAATTCCCAGTACTTTAATGTCCTGTATCCAGAATTGATCCCGGACGATAAGGGCGGCTACATCCTGAGGATAATTGTAAATGAGAAACAAGCCAAGTCTTTGACCTTGAACACAGCATATAACAATGAAGAAAAACTGACTGCAGGTGTGGTACTGAATATTAATAACAAACTGTTGAAGAATAGCAGGCTGTTAGCACAAGCAGTTTTAGGCGGGAAAAACGAACTCAATATTGACTATGTAAAGAACTTCGGGGATCTATGGGGGATATACTATCGGCTGTTTTCCTATATCAACGAAAAAACCCTGTATGCCTATAATGAAGATCATTATCAGGTAAACAGCTCAAAATCCCTGGAATGGGGCGCTACGGCTGGTTTGGGCATCTTTAGCATTCACAATATCATCGGAGAAGGATTCCTGTACTACAGCAATACCAGCTTGTATCGGGGGATATCCGAAACGGATATGCCATCCAGATATTATTCTGTAGCAGGATTTGGAGTCAAAGCGTACTATGAAAGCCTGGATGATTATTTGTTCCCCATGCAAGGAGTAATGATGAAAGGCAAGTTCAACTTTGCCCGCGAAGAAGAACTTTCGGATTATCTGTATAGTAGTTTTCGAGGAAAGGCAGAAGCATACATCCCTATTACCCACAACCTGTCCGCGGATGTCGGTTTGAGTGTCGGTACCTATTTCGATTCTCAAGCTTCTCAGCGCTTTGACTTCTTTACCCTCGGAGGAATAGATGAATTCAAGGGTTATTCACGTTACGAGATCAGTGCTCCTCATTTTCGGATAATGCAACTGGGTTTTGTGTCTGAGCCTTGGAAAGATGTGTTCCTGAAGGCAGGATTGCAGGGCTTGAGCTATAGCGATGGAGAGTTTGTAGCCGATGTGTTTAGCGATCAATCCTGTTATTATGCCGGGCTTGGAATACGTCCATATCGCCTTCCGATGCGCTTTTTTGTAGCTTTAAACAAAAGAAATGTATTGAATACAATGTTCTCAATCGGCTACGATGGTGACATTTTCCATTTCTCGCGAAAATAATATATTCTTTCCCTTCATCCAAAGCATATCTCTCCATCACTTTTACATTTATTATCCCCAATATACTGGCGAGTATCCATCGGGATATAATCGGGTTATCATCGAGTGATCACTGCTTTATTACGGGACTATATCTGGTTCATGTCGGGATATTCAATAGGGCTAGTGCAATTATACAGACAATCTTTTAGCCGGAAACATTCAATTTAATGTGCTTAAACTATATCGTGAAGATAATACCTCCGGATTCTGTCTTGACAAATCCAGCAATGATATACTTTGGTAAGCAAATTCAATAATTGATGAGGAGAAAATGGAAGAGAGCCTTGAGATATGTTCATTTCTCAGTCGCAAACGTGTTTTATGTATTCAGACCGGGAAAAAGCAAGATGTTCTGGAAATGCTTGTAGATCTGGTAGTCCAGGATCCCTTGGTAAATGATCCTGTGGAAGTAAGAAAAGCCATCTTTGCCAGAGAAAAAGTGATGAGTACTGGCATCGGAAATCACGTTGCCATCCCTCATGCACGATGCGCAGGCGTGGAGGATTTTGTGATTGCTTTTGCTAAGATAGAAGAGGGCATGGATTTCGATTCGGTAGATCAAAAACCAGTATATCTTGTCTTTATGATCGTGGCAAACGAGCATCAAGATAAGGAATACATCAAACTTCTATCAAGATTGATGTTACGCATGAGAAACGAGCAACTGCTGGAAAGATTGAAACAAAGCAACGATGCGGATGAATTGTACAGGATAATGGTGGAAAGCAAGTAATGCAAGATGTCCATATTCTTTCATTTATGGGCATTTGCATGCTGTTCTCCTTACTTACCGGAAGAGCTGCGAATTATATTAAAGTTCCCATCATAATAGGCTACATCATCACTGGAGCCATCTTTGGTCCGGCAATTATCGCCTACGTGAGTTCTGCTCAGATCGATGCTATGGGTTTCATTAACCTCATCACACTGGCTTTAATAGGCTTTAATATCGGTACTGAATTGCGCTTTAAAGAACTACGGAGAATGGGGAAGAAGATAATCATTATTGTTCTGATGGAGGCTAGCCTAGCCTTTGTGGTTACAGCTATCGCTACCGCAATAGTCTTGAAGAGCATTCCCATGGGCATCATCTATGGAGCATTGGCCAGCGCTACTGCTCCTGCAGGAACTATCGACGTAATCAGGCAGTATCAGGCCAGGGGAGAGCTTACTTCCACTCTTTTTGCCGTGATGGGTCTGGACGATATATATGCTTTGGTGATATATTCATTGGGAATTCCCTTGGCGGGAATACTTTTGGGAGCGAAGAATCTAAGCATATCACATGCTCTTCTGGGTGCATCCTTCGATATCGTAGTTGAGATAGGTCTCGGGGCGGCAACAGGATACTTATTGGTACTTTTGGGTA containing:
- a CDS encoding PTS sugar transporter subunit IIA; translated protein: MEESLEICSFLSRKRVLCIQTGKKQDVLEMLVDLVVQDPLVNDPVEVRKAIFAREKVMSTGIGNHVAIPHARCAGVEDFVIAFAKIEEGMDFDSVDQKPVYLVFMIVANEHQDKEYIKLLSRLMLRMRNEQLLERLKQSNDADELYRIMVESK
- a CDS encoding patatin-like phospholipase family protein, which codes for MKRKLLIFIICTFCNTVFATGIGYALSGGGARGFAHIGVLKVLEEEGLKPDYISGTSIGAVIGAFYAMGYNASQIESLAINIDWYRLLQDNVPRRDLYVGQKRWAPYGNTILELDEKWNPKLPTSLYKANNLNLELFELYAPASGIRDFNKLDIPFSCIATDLQKGTGKEFVNGSLWQAVRASLSVPSLILPFKVGESLYIDGGISQNLPIAEVKQMGAGLVLAIKVNSSLREEENLESIIDILDQTINIGISRNLQKNLDQCDLLLEPELSPYSSQDFKHVDQIIAIGEDYARKNIDQIRLFIQSNNIEPRSIPHYNQHEEPIFQVNKLEGSGNERISLAKIREYLGIKIPGRYNAEEISTAARRALNSQYFNVLYPELIPDDKGGYILRIIVNEKQAKSLTLNTAYNNEEKLTAGVVLNINNKLLKNSRLLAQAVLGGKNELNIDYVKNFGDLWGIYYRLFSYINEKTLYAYNEDHYQVNSSKSLEWGATAGLGIFSIHNIIGEGFLYYSNTSLYRGISETDMPSRYYSVAGFGVKAYYESLDDYLFPMQGVMMKGKFNFAREEELSDYLYSSFRGKAEAYIPITHNLSADVGLSVGTYFDSQASQRFDFFTLGGIDEFKGYSRYEISAPHFRIMQLGFVSEPWKDVFLKAGLQGLSYSDGEFVADVFSDQSCYYAGLGIRPYRLPMRFFVALNKRNVLNTMFSIGYDGDIFHFSRK
- a CDS encoding cation:proton antiporter, with translation MQDVHILSFMGICMLFSLLTGRAANYIKVPIIIGYIITGAIFGPAIIAYVSSAQIDAMGFINLITLALIGFNIGTELRFKELRRMGKKIIIIVLMEASLAFVVTAIATAIVLKSIPMGIIYGALASATAPAGTIDVIRQYQARGELTSTLFAVMGLDDIYALVIYSLGIPLAGILLGAKNLSISHALLGASFDIVVEIGLGAATGYLLVLLGRYIHEQSLFLIYSLGSLFIMCSLAEYLGLSPILLTMSAAIVMTNQNGIITQKFAHSLTQWSPPVYLMFFVLLGSRLDFKIIASYALLIVAYIVFRSIGKFAGAFWGAKLAKSESKIRKYLGYTLLSQAGVAIGLSLGAAGILNNLGLKAEATQVISVMTASTFLIMLLGPVLVKYGLNKAGELRVKD